A DNA window from Actinomycetota bacterium contains the following coding sequences:
- a CDS encoding PhoH family protein: MTQKIHLDFNKNHSIAELLGHKDQVIRQIEEEYNVDIFVLGNVVEVSGKKNNVEKVARLLQDLVLQINLGQSINQHKLDGPIELAENKQGLKSADIFASQIVINGGKKIKPRTQGQLRYVQSIKNNTIVFGIGPAGTGKTYLALAMAVNALCQNEIGRIILVKPVVEAGEKLGYLPGDIYDKVSPYLKPLYDALYEMLDVEIFQQYMDMGIIEVVPLAYMRGRTLNDSFIILDEAQNASPEQMKMFLTRLGFGSKVVITGDITQIDLPREKESGLVLVKDILKEIEGIEFVYLTSKDVIRHKLVQKIVDAYKSYEDSKETEQKIDKIDDSQEQ, encoded by the coding sequence ATTACACAAAAAATTCATCTTGATTTTAATAAAAATCATTCCATAGCAGAGCTGCTGGGCCACAAAGATCAAGTTATAAGGCAGATTGAAGAAGAATACAATGTGGATATTTTTGTTCTGGGAAATGTAGTTGAAGTATCCGGAAAAAAGAATAATGTGGAAAAAGTAGCCAGGCTTCTACAGGACTTGGTGCTACAAATAAACCTGGGCCAAAGCATAAACCAGCACAAATTGGATGGTCCAATAGAGCTGGCTGAAAACAAACAGGGTTTAAAATCAGCTGATATTTTTGCCAGCCAAATAGTTATAAATGGCGGCAAAAAGATAAAACCCAGGACCCAGGGGCAGCTGCGTTATGTGCAATCCATAAAAAATAATACCATAGTATTTGGAATAGGCCCTGCCGGAACCGGTAAAACTTATCTGGCCCTGGCTATGGCTGTAAATGCATTATGCCAGAATGAAATAGGTAGAATAATTTTAGTTAAGCCGGTAGTGGAAGCAGGAGAAAAATTAGGGTATCTTCCCGGAGATATATATGACAAGGTTAGTCCCTACCTTAAGCCTTTGTATGATGCCTTATACGAGATGCTGGATGTAGAAATATTCCAGCAGTATATGGATATGGGCATTATCGAAGTAGTCCCCCTAGCCTATATGAGGGGCAGGACCTTAAATGATTCCTTTATAATACTGGATGAAGCCCAGAATGCTTCTCCAGAGCAGATGAAGATGTTTCTAACCAGGCTGGGCTTTGGCTCTAAAGTAGTTATAACCGGAGATATAACCCAAATAGACCTTCCCCGGGAAAAAGAATCAGGCCTGGTGCTGGTTAAAGATATTTTAAAAGAAATTGAAGGTATAGAGTTTGTATATCTTACCTCCAAGGATGTTATCAGGCATAAGCTGGTACAAAAAATAGTAGATGCCTATAAATCCTATGAAGATAGTAAAGAAACAGAACAAAAGATAGATAAAATAGATGATAGCCAAGAACAATAA